Below is a window of Deinococcus seoulensis DNA.
TGGTGAACGCAGCGGACGCAGCGGCCCGCGCGTGCGGCGCTGTCAGCAGCCCGGCGCACGCCAGCAGGAACAGCAGACGCCGGGCCAGGGCAGGCAGCGGCCGGACCGTGAACAGGGGAGGCACAGTCCCACTGTAAGCCCACCCGCCCGCCCACCTGACCCGCTGCCCGGCAGGGAAGTCCGTACTACACTGCTCAGAGTGAACACGTTCAAAGTTCAAGTGGGTGCCGTGACCCGCGACCTTCCCATCGTTCCCGTCGCTCCTGGCGTCAGCGTCGCCCTGTTCAACATGCTGGGCGACACCGAAGTCACCGAGGAAGCAGGCCGTGAACTGGCCCGCCTGCTGCCCGCCGATATCGACGTGCTGGTCACGCCGGAAGTCAAGGCGCTGAGCCTCGCGCACGTCATCAGCCGCGAGAGTGGCAAGCCGTACATCGTGATCCGCAAGACGCAGAAGCCGTACATGGTGGACCCCGTGGCGCGCGAGGTGGTCAGCATCACGACCGGCAAACCGCAACTGCTGGTCCTGGACGGCTTCGACGTGCAGAAGATCAGGGGCCGCAAGGTCGCCATCGTGGACGACGTGGTGTCCAGCGGCGGCACCCTGCACTCCATCCGGCAGATCATCGAGGAGGTCGGCGGCGAGGTCGCCGCGGTCGTCGCCGTGTTCACCGAGGGGCAGGAACGCCCCGAGGTGACGGCGCTGGGCCACCTGCCGCTGTTCGAGGGTGAGGGCAGCAAGGACTGATACGGATTCCGTTTATTTCGTTAACAGATCGGAACCCCACCGATCTGTTAACTCCATGTCCGGAACCCGCTTCGACTCCTACTCGCTCCGCTCGGATTGAACGGCTTTATAAGCCATTCAATCGGAGTCCGTACGACCCTGACCGGCCTGAAGTGTGGCGTGGGATTCGTCCTGCGCCACGTTCTGTTGCCGTTCGCCGCTGACCTGCCACGCCCGTCCATTCCAGTGGAACGCCCGGGCGTGGCGGGGCGCGCACCTGAACCGCCGCGCACACAGCCGGGATAGGGTGGGGCGCATGAACAACCCGAATGAACTGACCGTGCGGGTCGGCAGCCTGGAACGGCACCTGCCCATCGTGCGCGCCGGGAACCTGGGGCGCGTGCCGCTGGTGGAATTCATGGGCGACAGCGCTTTCACGAACGCCGCCGCGCAGGAGATGCTGGCCCTGATCCCCCCGCAGACCCAGGTGCTGCTGACGGTCGTCACGAACGCCCTGCCCCTGACGCACGAACTGAGTGACCGCAGCGGCATTCCGTACGTGTGCGTGCGTAAGAAACGCCGCACGTACATGCACGACCCGTTGATTCAGGAGGTGCCCAGCATGTCCCTGGGCGTCACGGAAACCCTGTGGCTGGACGGCCCGCACGCCGCCCGGCTGAAA
It encodes the following:
- a CDS encoding phosphoribosyltransferase family protein: MNTFKVQVGAVTRDLPIVPVAPGVSVALFNMLGDTEVTEEAGRELARLLPADIDVLVTPEVKALSLAHVISRESGKPYIVIRKTQKPYMVDPVAREVVSITTGKPQLLVLDGFDVQKIRGRKVAIVDDVVSSGGTLHSIRQIIEEVGGEVAAVVAVFTEGQERPEVTALGHLPLFEGEGSKD
- a CDS encoding phosphoribosyltransferase family protein, with protein sequence MNNPNELTVRVGSLERHLPIVRAGNLGRVPLVEFMGDSAFTNAAAQEMLALIPPQTQVLLTVVTNALPLTHELSDRSGIPYVCVRKKRRTYMHDPLIQEVPSMSLGVTETLWLDGPHAARLKGQQVTIVQDVIASGGTAQALARLVERAGGTVTGYVAAFRRGTPPMTVTALQDLPTNL